The following are encoded together in the Rhodanobacter soli genome:
- a CDS encoding rhomboid family intramembrane serine protease, translating to MPITLVIIAITCLVSFMAFKNSRLMNDLILWPPAIARQREYHRLVTYGVVHADFGHLLFNMITLYFFGRVMEGFFTSRMGPFGFALFYIGGLVISILPTYLKNRNNPDYRSLGASGAVSAVLFAFILLAPWSRIIVLVIPMPAIVYAVLYTGYSIYMDRRGQGNVNHSAHLWGAAYGVVFTLLAEPRVLPHFLNALMQPSFR from the coding sequence ATGCCGATCACCCTGGTCATCATCGCCATCACCTGCCTCGTTTCGTTCATGGCGTTCAAGAACAGCCGCCTGATGAACGACCTGATCCTGTGGCCGCCGGCGATCGCCCGCCAGCGCGAATACCACCGGCTGGTGACCTACGGCGTGGTGCATGCGGACTTCGGGCACCTGCTGTTCAACATGATCACGCTGTACTTCTTCGGCCGGGTGATGGAGGGCTTCTTCACCTCGCGCATGGGGCCGTTCGGCTTCGCGCTGTTCTATATCGGCGGCCTGGTGATCTCGATCCTGCCGACCTACCTGAAGAACCGCAACAACCCGGATTACCGCAGCCTCGGCGCCTCGGGCGCGGTATCGGCGGTGTTGTTCGCCTTCATCCTGCTGGCGCCGTGGTCGCGGATCATCGTGCTGGTGATTCCGATGCCGGCGATCGTCTACGCGGTGCTGTACACCGGCTACTCGATCTACATGGATCGGCGCGGGCAGGGCAACGTCAACCACAGCGCGCACCTGTGGGGTGCGGCGTACGGCGTGGTCTTCACCCTGCTGGCGGAGCCGCGGGTGCTGCCGCATTTCCTCAATGCGCTGATGCAGCCCAGTTTCCGATGA
- a CDS encoding aminopeptidase: protein MPGFVPSRTRIPRLIVIAAVGLLLCACSSLRYYAQAAHGQGELIVHRRAVSKLVRDPATDPELAARLRQAQQARRFASQRLALPDNRSYTGYVALDRPYVVWNVFATPRFSVQAVPQCFPVAGCVAYRGWFREADAKADAARLRARGDDVWIGGVPAYSTLGWFADPILSSMLRWDDDELDGTIFHELAHQLIYVKGDSAFNESFATFVQTEGLREWRRSCGLPPPDGHARAMGDGFTRQVLDLRTRLQTLYASGAGESAMEAGKQREIAAFRARYAQWRDRDWPNDHRYDAWVAMPINNARLLPFGLYDQWTPAFAVLFQRAGRRWPAFYASVRKLAREPKTQREQALQALLPQSP from the coding sequence ATGCCCGGATTCGTGCCGTCACGCACCCGTATTCCACGGCTCATCGTCATCGCGGCGGTGGGCCTTTTGCTGTGCGCCTGCAGCAGCTTGCGCTATTACGCACAGGCGGCGCACGGGCAGGGTGAGTTGATCGTGCACCGGCGCGCGGTGAGCAAGCTGGTGCGCGACCCGGCCACCGATCCGGAACTCGCCGCGCGCCTGCGGCAGGCTCAGCAGGCGCGCCGCTTCGCCTCGCAGCGGCTGGCCCTGCCGGACAACCGCAGCTACACCGGTTATGTCGCGCTGGATCGGCCGTACGTGGTGTGGAACGTGTTCGCCACGCCGCGCTTTTCGGTGCAAGCCGTGCCGCAGTGTTTTCCGGTCGCCGGTTGCGTCGCCTATCGCGGCTGGTTCAGGGAGGCCGATGCGAAGGCGGATGCGGCACGCCTGCGTGCGCGCGGCGACGACGTCTGGATCGGTGGCGTGCCGGCGTATTCCACGCTGGGCTGGTTCGCCGATCCGATCCTGTCGAGCATGCTGCGCTGGGACGACGACGAACTGGACGGCACGATCTTCCACGAGCTGGCGCACCAGCTGATCTACGTGAAGGGCGACAGCGCATTCAACGAATCCTTCGCGACCTTCGTGCAGACCGAAGGCCTGCGCGAATGGCGCCGGTCGTGCGGCCTGCCACCGCCGGACGGACATGCCCGGGCGATGGGCGATGGCTTCACCCGGCAGGTGCTGGACTTGCGCACCCGCCTGCAAACCCTCTACGCCAGCGGCGCGGGCGAGTCGGCGATGGAAGCAGGCAAGCAGCGCGAGATCGCCGCGTTCCGTGCCCGCTACGCACAATGGCGCGATCGCGACTGGCCGAATGATCACCGCTACGACGCCTGGGTCGCCATGCCGATAAACAATGCGCGGCTGCTGCCGTTCGGCCTGTACGACCAGTGGACGCCGGCGTTCGCCGTGCTGTTCCAGCGTGCCGGGCGCCGCTGGCCGGCGTTCTACGCCAGCGTGCGCAAGCTGGCGCGCGAGCCGAAGACGCAGCGCGAACAGGCGTTGCAGGCACTGCTGCCGCAAAGCCCCTGA
- a CDS encoding cytochrome c: MKLFATCLLVSCLALLPATAAELKVDLGHGVITYRTETLLKRHDARTISVPDDVAFHRTMHYRAVPLAALLEGIGPDDHLQFVAGDGFAAEIPATLLMNTQGSEAWLAIEEPSRPWPALDKNRGRAGPFYVVWTRPQAARVGPEQWPYQLARIRTLGGVAERFPAILPDPSLPADSEVKRGFAVFQRTCFACHTLNGEGDSKLGPDLNLPHNPTEYLRADLLRAFIRDPQSLRQWPQAKMQGFDTHALSDADLDAVLAYLRHMAGRKPAH; encoded by the coding sequence ATGAAGCTGTTCGCCACATGCCTGCTCGTGTCGTGCCTGGCACTACTGCCCGCGACGGCCGCCGAGCTGAAAGTCGACCTCGGCCATGGCGTCATCACCTACCGCACCGAAACCCTGCTCAAGCGCCACGACGCGCGCACGATCAGCGTGCCCGACGATGTCGCGTTCCATCGCACGATGCACTACCGCGCCGTACCGCTGGCCGCCCTGCTCGAAGGCATCGGTCCCGACGATCACCTGCAGTTCGTCGCCGGCGACGGCTTCGCCGCCGAGATTCCCGCCACCTTGCTGATGAACACGCAAGGCAGCGAAGCCTGGCTGGCGATCGAAGAGCCGTCACGACCCTGGCCTGCACTGGACAAGAACCGCGGCCGCGCCGGGCCGTTCTACGTCGTGTGGACCCGGCCGCAAGCCGCCCGCGTGGGCCCGGAACAGTGGCCGTACCAACTGGCCCGCATCCGCACGCTGGGCGGCGTGGCCGAGCGCTTCCCGGCGATCCTGCCCGACCCCTCGCTGCCGGCGGACAGCGAAGTGAAACGCGGTTTCGCCGTCTTCCAGCGCACCTGCTTCGCCTGCCACACGCTCAACGGCGAGGGCGATTCGAAGCTCGGCCCGGACTTGAACCTTCCGCACAACCCCACCGAATACCTGCGTGCCGACCTGCTGCGCGCCTTCATCCGCGACCCGCAGTCGCTGCGGCAATGGCCGCAGGCGAAAATGCAAGGGTTCGACACGCACGCGCTGTCCGACGCCGATCTCGACGCCGTGCTGGCCTACCTGCGGCACATGGCCGGGCGCAAGCCGGCGCACTGA
- the pncB gene encoding nicotinate phosphoribosyltransferase has protein sequence MIIDSLLDTDLYKFSMMQVVLHQYPAAQVEYRFKCRTPGIDLVPYIDEIRTELKALCQLRFAPDELDYLRTWRFIKSDFVDFLGLFQLNEKYVEIAPAAAANGEIEIRIRGPWLHTILFEVPLLAIVNEVYFRNTSGGLDLAEGHRRLQAKIELLRDTPDYAGCKIADYGTRRRYSRVWQEKVVTLLREGLGEQLAGTSNVWLARKLNLTPLGTLAHEYLQAHQALGPRLRDSQVAALEAWAKEYRGDLGIALSDVYGLDAFLRDFDMYFCKLFDGTRHDSGDPFAWGEKVLAHYGANRVDPRSKVLVFSDGLDIPKVMQLYAHFRGRCQLAFGVGTNLTNDVGPMPLNIVIKMIRCNGQPVAKLSDSPGKNMCEDEAYVAYLRQVFQIPASQG, from the coding sequence ATGATCATCGACTCGCTGCTCGACACCGACCTGTACAAGTTCTCGATGATGCAGGTGGTGCTGCACCAGTATCCGGCCGCCCAGGTCGAGTACCGCTTCAAGTGCCGTACGCCCGGCATCGACCTGGTGCCGTACATCGACGAGATCCGCACTGAGCTGAAGGCTTTGTGCCAGCTGCGTTTCGCACCGGACGAGCTCGACTACCTGCGTACGTGGCGCTTCATCAAGAGCGATTTCGTGGATTTCCTGGGGCTGTTCCAGCTCAACGAGAAGTACGTGGAGATCGCACCGGCCGCGGCAGCCAACGGCGAGATCGAGATCCGCATCCGCGGGCCGTGGCTGCACACCATCCTGTTCGAGGTGCCGCTGCTGGCGATCGTCAACGAGGTGTACTTCCGCAACACCAGCGGCGGCCTCGACCTTGCCGAGGGACACCGGCGATTGCAGGCGAAGATCGAACTGCTGCGCGACACGCCGGACTACGCCGGCTGCAAGATCGCCGACTACGGCACGCGCCGGCGCTATTCGCGGGTGTGGCAGGAAAAAGTGGTGACCCTGCTGCGCGAGGGGCTGGGCGAGCAGTTGGCCGGCACCAGCAACGTGTGGCTGGCGCGCAAGCTCAACCTGACTCCGCTGGGTACGCTGGCGCACGAATACCTGCAGGCGCACCAGGCGCTGGGCCCGCGCCTGCGCGATTCGCAGGTGGCGGCACTGGAAGCGTGGGCGAAGGAGTATCGCGGCGACCTCGGCATCGCGCTGTCGGACGTGTACGGGCTCGATGCGTTCCTGCGCGATTTCGACATGTACTTCTGCAAGCTGTTCGACGGTACCCGTCACGACTCCGGCGATCCGTTCGCCTGGGGCGAGAAGGTGCTGGCGCATTACGGCGCGAACCGCGTCGATCCGCGCAGCAAGGTGCTGGTGTTCAGCGACGGGCTGGACATCCCCAAGGTGATGCAGCTGTACGCGCACTTCCGCGGCCGCTGCCAGCTCGCGTTCGGCGTGGGCACCAACCTCACCAATGACGTGGGCCCCATGCCGCTCAACATCGTGATCAAGATGATCCGCTGCAACGGCCAGCCGGTGGCCAAGCTGAGCGACTCGCCGGGCAAGAACATGTGCGAGGACGAGGCCTACGTGGCGTATCTGCGCCAGGTGTTCCAGATCCCCGCGTCGCAGGGGTGA
- a CDS encoding MetQ/NlpA family ABC transporter substrate-binding protein: MKLLLASLALTLLLLAGCSGSGKQDDNVLTVAATAVPHAEILKQAKPLLAKEGVDLQVKVFADYVQPNTQVAEKNVDLNYFQTKPYLDAFNRERGTQLTIITGVHIEPFGAYSHKYKSIDQLPDGASVTLPNDPSNNSRALLLLAKHGLITLKDPTDEMATLKDVTANPKHLKFRELEAAMLPRTLDEVDLALINTNYALAAGLNPTKDALLIESKDSPYVNYLVGRPDNRNDPRVQKLAKVLNSPQIKAFIEQKYHGAVLPAF, from the coding sequence ATGAAACTGCTGCTTGCCTCCCTCGCCCTGACCCTGCTGTTGCTTGCCGGCTGCTCCGGCTCCGGCAAGCAGGACGACAACGTCCTCACCGTGGCCGCCACCGCGGTGCCGCACGCGGAAATCCTCAAGCAGGCCAAGCCGCTGCTGGCGAAGGAAGGCGTGGACCTGCAGGTCAAGGTGTTCGCCGACTACGTGCAGCCGAACACCCAGGTAGCCGAAAAGAATGTCGACCTGAACTACTTCCAGACCAAGCCCTACCTGGATGCGTTCAACCGCGAACGCGGCACCCAGCTCACCATCATCACCGGCGTGCATATCGAGCCGTTCGGCGCGTACTCGCACAAGTACAAGAGCATCGACCAGCTGCCCGACGGCGCCAGCGTGACGCTGCCGAACGACCCCAGCAACAACAGCCGTGCGCTGTTGCTGCTGGCGAAACACGGCCTGATCACGCTGAAGGATCCGACCGACGAGATGGCCACGCTGAAGGACGTCACCGCGAATCCGAAACACCTGAAGTTCCGCGAGCTGGAAGCGGCGATGCTGCCGCGCACGCTGGACGAGGTCGACCTGGCGCTGATCAATACCAATTACGCACTGGCCGCCGGACTGAATCCCACCAAAGACGCGTTGCTGATCGAGAGCAAGGACTCGCCCTACGTGAACTACCTGGTCGGCCGCCCCGACAACCGGAACGACCCGCGCGTGCAGAAGCTGGCCAAGGTGCTGAACAGTCCGCAGATCAAGGCGTTCATCGAGCAGAAGTACCACGGCGCCGTGCTGCCGGCATTCTGA
- a CDS encoding methionine ABC transporter permease, with translation MNPLPKLFPNIDDWGEIGRACIDTLLMLGGSLALTVLIGLPLGVLLYLTGKGQLRPMPKLYAITSLLVNILRSVPFIILMIVLMPVTYALVGTKLGIRGAIPPLVIGAAPFFARLVETALREVQQGVIEASQAMGASLWQIVRHVLLPEARGGLFAGITVTAIALVGYTAMGGAIGSGGLGDLAYRYGYLSYKSDYMLVTVVLLIVLVQLLQMVGDHIVTRYKQR, from the coding sequence ATGAACCCGTTGCCGAAACTCTTTCCGAACATCGATGACTGGGGCGAGATCGGCCGTGCCTGCATCGACACCCTGCTGATGCTGGGCGGCTCGCTCGCCCTCACCGTGCTGATCGGCCTGCCGCTGGGCGTGCTGCTGTACCTCACCGGCAAGGGTCAGCTGCGGCCGATGCCGAAGCTCTATGCGATCACCTCGCTGCTGGTGAACATCCTGCGTTCGGTGCCGTTCATCATCCTGATGATCGTGCTGATGCCGGTCACCTATGCCCTGGTCGGCACCAAGCTGGGCATCCGCGGCGCGATCCCGCCGCTGGTGATCGGCGCCGCGCCGTTCTTCGCCCGGCTGGTGGAGACCGCGCTGCGCGAGGTACAGCAGGGCGTGATCGAGGCCAGCCAGGCGATGGGCGCCAGCCTGTGGCAGATCGTGCGCCACGTACTGTTGCCGGAGGCCCGCGGCGGCCTGTTCGCCGGCATCACGGTCACCGCGATCGCGCTGGTCGGCTATACCGCGATGGGCGGCGCGATCGGCTCCGGCGGCCTCGGCGACCTCGCCTACCGCTACGGCTACCTGAGCTACAAGTCCGATTACATGCTGGTCACCGTGGTGCTGCTGATCGTGCTGGTGCAGCTGTTGCAGATGGTCGGCGACCACATCGTGACGCGTTATAAGCAACGCTGA
- a CDS encoding methionine ABC transporter ATP-binding protein, with amino-acid sequence MIRFVDVHKSYRVDGKDIPALQPFSLDIADGEVFGIIGLSGAGKSTLIRLINLLERPSGGHIFVGDTEMTALAEPALRAQRRRIGMIFQHFNLLASQTVADNVAFPLRLAGERDAGVLRARVDELLARVGLTAHADKYPSQLSGGQKQRVGIARALANRPSILLCDEATSALDPQTTASVLELLAEINRELKLTIVLITHEMDVVRRVCDRVAVLDAGVIVERGAVADVFLHPRHPTTKRFVNEALPEEAASELAPFVRVPGRILRLSFRGDATLTPALGRVARETGVEFNILAGRIDRIKDLPYGQLTLAMQGERMGAALVALREAGIEIEELHR; translated from the coding sequence GTGATCCGCTTCGTCGATGTCCACAAGTCCTACCGCGTCGATGGCAAGGACATTCCCGCGCTGCAGCCGTTCAGTCTCGACATCGCCGATGGCGAGGTGTTCGGCATCATCGGCCTGTCCGGTGCCGGCAAATCGACGCTTATACGGCTGATCAACCTGCTCGAACGGCCCAGCGGCGGGCACATCTTCGTGGGCGACACCGAGATGACCGCGCTGGCCGAACCGGCATTGCGCGCGCAGCGGCGCCGCATCGGCATGATCTTCCAGCACTTCAACCTGCTCGCCTCGCAGACGGTGGCGGACAACGTGGCGTTCCCGCTGCGGCTGGCCGGCGAACGCGACGCCGGCGTATTGCGCGCACGCGTCGACGAACTGCTGGCGCGGGTGGGGCTGACCGCGCATGCCGACAAGTACCCGTCGCAGCTTTCCGGTGGCCAGAAGCAGCGCGTCGGCATCGCGCGCGCGCTGGCCAACCGGCCATCCATCCTGCTATGCGACGAGGCCACCAGTGCACTCGACCCGCAGACCACCGCCTCGGTGCTGGAGCTGCTGGCCGAGATCAACCGCGAACTGAAGCTCACCATCGTGCTGATCACCCACGAGATGGACGTGGTGCGCCGCGTGTGCGACCGCGTGGCGGTGCTCGACGCTGGTGTCATCGTGGAGCGCGGCGCGGTCGCCGACGTGTTCCTGCATCCGCGGCACCCCACCACGAAGCGCTTCGTCAACGAGGCGTTGCCGGAAGAAGCGGCCAGCGAACTGGCGCCGTTCGTCCGGGTACCCGGGCGCATCCTGCGCCTGAGCTTCCGCGGCGACGCCACGCTGACGCCGGCGCTGGGCCGCGTGGCGCGCGAGACAGGCGTGGAGTTCAACATCCTCGCCGGGCGCATCGACCGCATCAAGGACCTGCCCTACGGCCAGCTCACCCTGGCGATGCAGGGCGAACGGATGGGCGCCGCGCTGGTTGCGCTGCGCGAGGCCGGCATCGAAATCGAGGAGTTGCACCGATGA
- a CDS encoding glutathione peroxidase, which translates to MSSVYDFTVRDIDGNQRSLAEWRGKTLLIVNVASKCGFTPQYQGLETLWQDQRDLGLVVLGFPCDQFGHQEPGDEAEIKTFCSTQYDVTFPMFGKLEVNGEHADPLYKWLKSEGKGILGSESIKWNFTKFLVDANGQVVKRYASTDTPEKIGKDTQARLAG; encoded by the coding sequence ATGTCCAGCGTCTACGATTTCACCGTTCGCGATATCGATGGCAATCAGCGCTCGCTCGCCGAATGGCGCGGCAAGACCCTGCTGATCGTCAATGTGGCATCCAAGTGCGGCTTCACCCCGCAATATCAGGGGCTGGAGACGCTGTGGCAGGACCAGCGCGACCTGGGCCTGGTGGTGCTCGGTTTTCCGTGCGACCAGTTCGGCCACCAGGAACCCGGCGACGAAGCCGAGATCAAGACCTTCTGCAGCACCCAGTACGACGTGACCTTCCCGATGTTCGGCAAGCTCGAGGTGAATGGCGAGCACGCCGATCCGCTGTACAAGTGGCTGAAGAGCGAAGGCAAGGGCATCCTCGGCAGCGAGTCGATCAAGTGGAACTTCACCAAGTTCCTGGTCGATGCGAACGGCCAGGTGGTGAAGCGCTATGCCTCCACCGACACGCCTGAGAAGATCGGCAAGGACACGCAGGCCCGGCTCGCCGGCTGA
- a CDS encoding FKBP-type peptidyl-prolyl cis-trans isomerase, with amino-acid sequence MQIAQNSVAAFHYTLTDDEGQVIDSSEGREPLTYLHGSGHIVPGLEKQMEGRAVGDKFTADVAPEEGYGVRHDELMQEVPRAAFQGVEDIQPGMQFQGNGPEGQINVTVTKVENDVVFIDANHPLAGKTLHFAIEVTDVRGATAEELEHGHVHGAGGHHH; translated from the coding sequence ATGCAGATTGCCCAGAATTCCGTTGCCGCCTTCCATTACACGCTGACCGACGACGAGGGCCAGGTCATCGACAGCTCCGAGGGTCGCGAGCCGCTGACCTATCTGCATGGCAGCGGCCATATCGTGCCGGGCCTGGAAAAGCAGATGGAAGGCCGCGCGGTCGGCGACAAGTTCACCGCCGACGTGGCGCCCGAAGAGGGCTACGGCGTGCGCCATGACGAGCTGATGCAGGAAGTGCCGCGCGCGGCATTCCAGGGCGTCGAGGACATCCAGCCCGGCATGCAGTTCCAGGGCAACGGCCCGGAAGGCCAGATCAACGTCACCGTGACCAAGGTCGAGAACGACGTGGTCTTCATCGACGCCAACCACCCGCTGGCCGGCAAGACCCTGCACTTCGCCATCGAGGTGACCGACGTGCGTGGCGCCACCGCCGAAGAGCTGGAGCACGGCCATGTGCACGGTGCCGGCGGGCACCACCACTGA
- a CDS encoding phospholipase A — translation MKRSTAAVLLALSAGTLATAAHAQNPDPTDIRACTAIESDAQRLACYDHATGRVNLPIAQKRVDETTTTPSIFGRDRQKTSNAGVEPNSEVATPLSLLDSRWELSPESKLGTYNIRGYKPVYVLPAFFTSNQNNQPHSPNPNNTVTDQGEQLDNVEAKFQLSLKAKVWQGVFGDAGDLWVGYTQSSRWQVYNSQLSRPFRETNYEPEAMLVFNTHYQVLGWDGRMLSIGFNHQSNGRSDPLSRSWNRVIANVGFERDGWTVMLRPWWRVPEARSDDNNPDIGNYMGRAEMQVVHEWHGQEFGMLLRHSLRGGSRSHGSARFSWSFPMAGNLRGYMEVFKGYGESLIDYNHNATYLGLGVSLLDWY, via the coding sequence ATGAAGCGATCGACTGCGGCCGTCCTCCTGGCCTTGTCCGCCGGCACCCTGGCTACCGCCGCACACGCGCAGAATCCGGACCCCACCGATATCCGCGCCTGCACCGCCATCGAGAGCGACGCCCAGCGGCTGGCCTGCTACGACCATGCGACCGGCCGGGTCAACCTGCCGATAGCGCAGAAGCGGGTGGACGAGACGACCACGACGCCGAGCATCTTCGGCCGCGACCGCCAGAAGACGTCCAATGCCGGCGTGGAACCCAACAGCGAAGTGGCCACGCCGCTGTCGCTGCTCGACAGCCGCTGGGAACTGTCGCCGGAAAGCAAGCTCGGCACCTACAACATCCGCGGCTACAAGCCGGTGTACGTGCTGCCGGCCTTTTTCACCAGCAACCAGAACAACCAGCCGCACAGCCCGAACCCGAACAATACGGTGACGGACCAGGGCGAGCAGTTGGACAACGTCGAGGCGAAATTCCAGCTCAGCCTGAAGGCCAAGGTGTGGCAGGGCGTGTTCGGCGACGCCGGCGACCTGTGGGTGGGCTACACCCAGTCCTCGCGCTGGCAGGTCTACAACTCGCAGCTGTCGCGCCCGTTCCGCGAAACCAACTACGAGCCCGAGGCGATGCTGGTGTTCAACACCCACTATCAGGTACTGGGCTGGGATGGGCGGATGCTCAGCATCGGCTTCAACCACCAGTCCAACGGCCGCAGCGATCCGCTGTCACGCAGCTGGAACCGGGTGATCGCCAACGTCGGCTTCGAGCGCGATGGCTGGACCGTGATGCTGCGCCCGTGGTGGCGCGTCCCGGAAGCACGCAGCGACGACAACAACCCCGACATCGGCAACTACATGGGGCGCGCCGAAATGCAGGTCGTGCACGAGTGGCACGGCCAGGAATTCGGCATGCTGCTGCGCCACTCCCTGCGCGGCGGCAGTCGCAGCCATGGCTCGGCGCGCTTCAGCTGGAGCTTCCCGATGGCCGGCAACCTGCGCGGCTACATGGAAGTGTTCAAGGGCTACGGCGAAAGCCTGATCGACTACAACCACAACGCCACCTACCTGGGGTTGGGCGTGTCGCTGCTCGACTGGTACTAG
- a CDS encoding winged helix-turn-helix domain-containing protein: protein MLSLVQARALQLSAQGLLQPPRRRPRRDDVVAAVERMRLLQIDTIHVVARSPYLVLHSRLGDYPMSWLDEALAQGRLAECWAHEACFVSAADVAWHRGGHGHRTHHWAQRNAARMHREQRVEMDALLEAVRASGPVRAADFARRDGASKPGWWEWKPEKRWLEAWFALGELMVARRDNFQRVYDLAENVLARLDPPFDPAAAPSAAQLRQRFIVDGVRALGVTRAGWIADYFRLKPKVSDRELAPLLASGELLAVPVQGWNTPGYVHRDHAEALDKALAGRLRATRTALLSPFDPLVWDRARALAMFDFEYTIECYTPAPKRRYGYFVLPILHRGRLIGRLDAKAHRSTGQFEVKALFLEPGVLPEPPLVQAVAKAIADTARWHGTPEIRLGSTQPAAMARLLRAAWREAG from the coding sequence GTGTTGAGCCTGGTGCAGGCGCGAGCCTTGCAACTGTCCGCGCAAGGCCTGCTGCAGCCGCCGCGGCGACGGCCACGGCGCGACGACGTGGTGGCCGCGGTCGAGCGCATGCGCCTGCTGCAGATCGACACCATCCACGTGGTGGCGCGCAGCCCCTACCTGGTGCTGCACTCGCGCCTGGGCGACTACCCGATGAGCTGGCTGGACGAGGCGCTGGCGCAGGGCCGGCTGGCCGAATGCTGGGCGCACGAGGCGTGCTTCGTCAGCGCCGCCGATGTCGCCTGGCATCGCGGCGGGCACGGTCATCGCACACATCACTGGGCGCAACGGAATGCGGCGCGGATGCATCGCGAACAACGTGTCGAGATGGATGCGCTGCTGGAGGCGGTTCGTGCATCCGGCCCGGTGCGGGCGGCGGATTTCGCGCGCAGGGACGGCGCCAGCAAGCCGGGCTGGTGGGAGTGGAAGCCGGAGAAACGCTGGCTGGAGGCATGGTTTGCGCTGGGCGAACTGATGGTGGCGCGGCGCGACAACTTCCAGCGCGTCTATGACCTGGCCGAGAACGTGCTTGCCCGGCTCGACCCGCCGTTCGATCCCGCCGCCGCGCCCTCGGCGGCGCAGCTGCGCCAGCGTTTCATCGTCGATGGCGTGCGCGCGCTGGGGGTGACCCGGGCCGGCTGGATCGCCGACTATTTCCGCCTGAAGCCGAAAGTAAGCGATCGCGAACTGGCCCCGCTGCTGGCCAGCGGCGAACTGCTGGCGGTGCCGGTGCAAGGCTGGAACACGCCCGGCTATGTGCACCGCGACCATGCCGAGGCGCTGGACAAGGCGCTCGCCGGCCGCCTGCGCGCCACCCGTACCGCGCTGCTGTCGCCGTTCGACCCGCTGGTCTGGGATCGCGCGCGGGCGCTGGCGATGTTCGATTTCGAGTACACCATCGAGTGCTACACGCCGGCTCCGAAGCGCCGCTATGGCTACTTCGTGCTGCCGATCCTGCATCGTGGCCGATTGATCGGCCGGCTCGATGCGAAGGCCCATCGCAGTACCGGTCAGTTCGAGGTCAAGGCCTTGTTCCTGGAGCCGGGCGTGTTGCCGGAACCGCCACTGGTGCAGGCGGTAGCCAAGGCGATCGCCGATACCGCCCGCTGGCACGGCACCCCGGAGATCCGTCTGGGCAGCACCCAGCCCGCGGCGATGGCGCGGCTGCTGCGTGCGGCCTGGCGAGAAGCCGGCTAG
- a CDS encoding cold-shock protein translates to MSDRQMGTVKWFNDAKGFGFIARDNGPDVFVHFRAITGGGFKSLQEGQQVSFKVVQGQKGLQAEEVTPV, encoded by the coding sequence ATGTCTGATCGTCAGATGGGTACCGTCAAGTGGTTCAACGACGCCAAGGGCTTCGGTTTCATTGCCCGCGACAATGGCCCGGACGTTTTCGTGCATTTCCGCGCCATTACCGGCGGCGGTTTCAAGAGCCTGCAGGAAGGCCAGCAGGTCTCCTTCAAGGTGGTACAGGGTCAGAAGGGCCTGCAGGCCGAAGAAGTGACCCCGGTCTGA
- a CDS encoding cold-shock protein has translation MSDREVGTVKWFNDAKGFGFISRDNGPDVFVHFRAITGSGFKSLQEGQKVSFKVVDGQKGLQAEDVTPV, from the coding sequence ATGTCGGATCGTGAAGTAGGTACCGTCAAGTGGTTCAACGACGCCAAGGGTTTCGGTTTCATCAGCCGGGATAATGGCCCTGACGTATTCGTGCATTTCCGCGCCATCACCGGCTCGGGTTTCAAGAGCCTGCAAGAAGGCCAGAAGGTCAGCTTCAAGGTCGTCGATGGCCAGAAGGGCTTGCAGGCCGAAGACGTCACCCCCGTTTGA